One window of the Buchnera aphidicola (Meitanaphis elongallis) genome contains the following:
- the rnc gene encoding ribonuclease III, which produces MNYSVVRKLQKILGYNFIKKNLLIQALTHRSANSKHNERLEFLGDSILSFVIANALYHYFPNVNEGDMSRMRATLVRGNTLAKIAYEFNLGNYLQLGQGELKSGGFRRESILANTIEALIGSIFLDSNLKTVEKLILKWYKKRLEKISPGDTQKDPKTRLQEYLQSKHLPLPAYLVEQVYGEAHNQLFTIYCEITGMDEKSIGIGSSRRKAEQEAAQSVLAKLGLE; this is translated from the coding sequence ATGAATTACAGTGTAGTACGAAAATTACAAAAAATTTTAGGATATAATTTTATTAAAAAGAATTTATTAATTCAAGCATTAACACACAGAAGTGCAAATAGTAAACATAATGAAAGACTTGAATTTTTAGGAGATTCTATTCTAAGTTTTGTTATAGCCAATGCTCTTTATCATTATTTTCCCAATGTGAATGAAGGAGACATGAGTAGAATGAGAGCAACTTTAGTTCGAGGAAATACCTTAGCAAAAATAGCATACGAATTTAATCTAGGAAATTACTTACAATTAGGTCAAGGAGAACTAAAAAGTGGAGGTTTTAGAAGAGAATCAATATTAGCTAATACTATAGAAGCACTTATTGGAAGTATTTTTTTGGATAGCAATTTGAAAACAGTAGAAAAATTAATCTTAAAATGGTATAAAAAAAGATTAGAAAAAATTAGCCCTGGAGATACTCAAAAAGATCCAAAAACTAGATTGCAAGAATATTTGCAATCAAAACATTTACCACTTCCTGCGTATTTAGTAGAACAAGTATATGGAGAAGCACATAATCAATTATTTACTATTTACTGTGAAATTACTGGAATGGATGAAAAATCGATCGGGATTGGTTCTAGTAGAAGAAAAGCTGAACAAGAAGCTGCACAAAGCGTATTAGCTAAATTAGGGCTAGAATGA
- a CDS encoding transglycosylase SLT domain-containing protein gives MTYIVFFIMLFSGFNNSGTKNRNNYKARIYNHFCSTKFIHSWSKIIKQSSKKYKVDERLIKSIICIESSGNTKAISRSNAIGLMQIKPFSAGREVYRFQGKIGQPSLRDLYNPKINIDIGTAYVHILQHRELVGIHNMEMLRYATIISYVNGSQALFRTFSSSREEAIKKLNKMKKQEFFSHIKKNIEHYKLGNILKK, from the coding sequence GTGACATACATTGTTTTTTTTATAATGTTATTTTCTGGATTTAATAATTCAGGAACAAAAAATAGAAATAATTATAAAGCACGTATTTATAACCATTTTTGTTCAACTAAATTTATACATTCTTGGTCAAAGATTATTAAACAATCTTCTAAGAAATACAAAGTTGATGAAAGGTTAATTAAATCAATAATTTGTATTGAATCTTCTGGAAATACAAAAGCTATTAGTCGTTCGAATGCTATTGGACTAATGCAAATAAAACCTTTTAGTGCCGGCAGAGAAGTATATCGCTTTCAAGGAAAGATAGGTCAACCATCTCTTCGTGATTTATATAATCCTAAAATTAACATTGATATAGGTACAGCATATGTTCATATTTTGCAACATCGAGAACTAGTTGGTATTCATAACATGGAAATGTTAAGATATGCTACAATTATATCATATGTAAATGGTTCACAAGCATTATTTAGAACTTTTTCGAGTAGTAGAGAAGAAGCAATAAAGAAGTTAAACAAGATGAAAAAACAGGAATTTTTTAGTCACATAAAAAAAAACATCGAGCATTACAAGCTTGGAAATATCTTAAAAAAGTAA
- the era gene encoding GTPase Era: MKKINYCGTIVITGKPNVGKSTIINKLIHSKISIVSKKPNTTQNNIIGIQNYKEFQAIYTDTPGISYKCTNFVNKVQHRHISKLCNNAELILLVLDRTNWTPEDDLALNIIKNDATIPIIAIINKNDKILKKTILLPYIEYLRKKYPFQDILPISGKTGENINILSKIVQKLLPISPPKFPPNQIISHSLYFHIEEIIREKFIFYLGDELPHSIKIIVENINFSKKKFYIIKAVIFVKNNQHKKIIIGHQGKKIKLCGTIARKELERYFKRSVYLSLFVTEKNMSYFL; this comes from the coding sequence ATGAAGAAAATAAATTATTGTGGTACAATTGTTATTACTGGAAAACCAAATGTAGGAAAATCAACAATAATTAATAAATTAATACACTCTAAAATATCTATAGTTTCCAAAAAACCAAATACTACTCAAAATAATATTATTGGAATTCAAAATTATAAAGAATTTCAAGCAATTTATACAGATACGCCTGGAATATCGTATAAATGTACAAATTTTGTAAACAAAGTCCAACATCGTCATATAAGCAAATTGTGTAATAATGCAGAATTAATATTACTTGTCTTAGATAGAACTAATTGGACGCCAGAAGATGACTTAGCTTTAAACATTATAAAAAATGATGCTACTATTCCTATAATAGCTATTATTAATAAAAACGATAAAATTTTAAAAAAAACAATTTTACTACCTTATATAGAATACTTAAGAAAAAAGTATCCATTTCAAGATATTTTACCTATTTCAGGAAAAACAGGAGAAAATATAAATATATTATCAAAAATAGTTCAAAAATTGTTGCCTATATCTCCACCCAAATTTCCCCCGAATCAAATAATAAGTCATAGTTTATACTTTCATATTGAAGAAATTATTCGAGAAAAATTTATATTTTATTTAGGAGATGAACTTCCTCATTCAATAAAAATAATAGTTGAAAATATTAATTTCAGTAAGAAAAAATTCTACATTATAAAGGCAGTCATATTTGTAAAGAATAATCAACATAAAAAAATTATTATTGGACATCAAGGTAAAAAAATAAAGTTATGTGGCACTATAGCTAGAAAAGAACTAGAAAGATATTTTAAACGTTCAGTATATCTTTCGTTATTCGTCACAGAAAAAAACATGTCATATTTTTTATAA
- the purB gene encoding adenylosuccinate lyase, with protein sequence MILSSLTAVSPIDGRYSNHTTKLRDIFSEYAFLKFRVKIELLWLKKLLTLNEIKVSFKEDKTINHCLDEIINNFNENDAQNIKKLERVLLHDVKSIEYFLKDKLFKMLGTHRIINFVHFSCTSEDINNLAYSLMLKTARKKIIIPMWENIIKEIKKIISHYYNFPILSRTHGQPATPSTIGKEMVNFSYRIERQLKQLKNINLLGKINGSTGNYNAHISAYPDINWHQISQDFVLSLGLIWNPYTTQIEPHDYISEFFSCIARVNTILINFNQDMWGYISLNYFIQKNNPNEVGSSIMPHKINPINFENSEGNLGLSNAMINYFVNKLPISRWQRDLSDSTVLRNIGSIIAYSIIAYDSLIFGMQKLKVNEVQLLEDLNKHWEILAEPIHTVMCKYGIRNAYDKLKLLTRGNKISSAIIHSYINSLTIPEEEKIRLIQLTPMNYLGLATKLAKNFKNQQYYE encoded by the coding sequence ATGATATTATCATCTCTTACTGCCGTTTCACCTATTGATGGACGTTATAGTAATCATACTACTAAACTACGAGATATTTTTAGTGAATATGCATTTTTAAAATTTCGCGTAAAAATAGAGTTATTATGGTTAAAAAAATTATTGACATTAAATGAAATAAAAGTTTCTTTTAAAGAAGACAAAACTATTAATCATTGTTTAGATGAAATTATAAATAATTTTAACGAAAATGATGCTCAAAATATAAAAAAATTAGAAAGAGTTCTTCTTCACGATGTAAAATCAATAGAGTATTTTTTAAAAGATAAATTATTTAAAATGCTAGGTACACATCGAATTATAAATTTTGTACATTTTTCTTGTACTTCAGAAGATATAAATAATTTAGCTTATTCTTTAATGTTAAAAACTGCTAGAAAAAAGATCATTATCCCGATGTGGGAAAATATTATTAAAGAAATAAAAAAGATCATATCTCATTATTACAACTTTCCTATTTTGTCTCGTACTCATGGTCAACCAGCTACTCCATCAACAATAGGAAAAGAGATGGTTAATTTTTCTTATAGAATAGAACGTCAATTAAAACAATTAAAAAATATTAATTTATTGGGTAAAATTAATGGATCTACGGGAAACTATAACGCTCATATTTCTGCTTATCCTGATATAAATTGGCATCAAATTAGTCAAGATTTTGTTCTATCTCTTGGATTGATCTGGAATCCTTATACCACCCAAATTGAGCCTCATGATTATATTTCTGAATTTTTTAGTTGCATAGCTAGAGTTAATACAATTCTAATTAATTTTAATCAAGACATGTGGGGATATATTTCATTAAATTATTTTATTCAAAAAAATAATCCTAATGAAGTTGGATCTTCTATTATGCCTCATAAGATAAATCCTATAAATTTTGAAAATTCTGAGGGAAATCTTGGTCTTTCAAATGCTATGATAAACTATTTTGTTAATAAATTACCTATTTCTCGTTGGCAGAGAGATTTGAGTGATTCTACAGTGTTACGGAATATAGGATCAATTATAGCTTATTCGATTATAGCATACGATTCTCTTATATTTGGCATGCAGAAGTTAAAAGTCAATGAAGTACAATTACTCGAAGATTTGAACAAACATTGGGAAATATTAGCAGAACCTATTCACACTGTAATGTGTAAATATGGTATAAGAAATGCTTATGATAAACTAAAGTTATTAACTAGAGGCAACAAAATTAGCTCGGCTATAATTCATAGTTATATTAACAGTTTAACTATTCCAGAAGAAGAGAAAATACGGTTAATTCAATTAACTCCGATGAATTACTTAGGTTTAGCAACAAAATTAGCAAAAAATTTCAAAAATCAACAATATTATGAATAA
- the hflD gene encoding high frequency lysogenization protein HflD has protein sequence MKKNFYSIMLSLSGICQSVAIVHQLSQTGICNDDAFKVSIDSILNINPNTTLSVYGNLEKNLKLGAKTLLSLLNNSNSYDTSGRMLRYILKIIVLEKKLRSNVVCKTILSEKIYMLIKKNTNHYNSYDILTDQLSEIYLQVISKLGSRIQIFGSQEILKNILIQNKIRCALFSGIRSAALWRQLGGNFFQFIFFKNQIYNQANNIFKKFLS, from the coding sequence GTGAAAAAAAATTTTTATTCGATTATGTTATCTCTTTCTGGAATATGTCAATCTGTAGCTATAGTACATCAGTTGTCTCAAACTGGAATTTGTAATGATGATGCATTTAAAGTTAGTATTGATAGTATTTTAAACATTAATCCGAATACTACATTGTCTGTATATGGGAATTTGGAAAAAAATTTGAAATTAGGAGCAAAGACTCTATTATCTTTGCTTAATAATTCTAATAGTTACGATACTTCAGGACGAATGTTACGTTATATACTTAAAATCATTGTTTTGGAAAAAAAACTAAGAAGTAATGTTGTCTGTAAAACGATATTGTCTGAAAAAATTTATATGCTAATAAAAAAAAATACAAATCATTATAATTCATATGATATATTAACTGATCAGTTATCAGAAATATATTTACAAGTTATTAGTAAGTTAGGATCTCGTATTCAAATATTTGGATCACAAGAAATATTGAAAAATATATTAATACAAAATAAAATTCGTTGTGCGCTGTTTTCAGGTATTCGTTCGGCTGCTTTATGGAGACAGTTAGGTGGAAATTTTTTTCAATTTATTTTTTTTAAAAATCAAATATACAATCAAGCTAATAATATATTTAAGAAATTTTTATCTTAA
- the lepA gene encoding translation elongation factor 4 — translation MKNIRNFCIIAHVDHGKSTISDRLIQTCGGLSEREMCSQVLDSMELEKERGITIKAQSVSIQYTSLKQKRYQLNFIDTPGHVDFSYEVSRSLYACEGVLLIVDSVQGVEAQTVSHCRKAIDMNLKIIPVLNKIDLPNSDPVKVEKDIEKIIGISTKNSIYCSAKTGKGIVDLLERVVYDILPPKGKVNHELQALIIDSWFDNYLGVVSLICIKNGTLKKKSKIKVISTGKTHSIEKMGIFTPKRIYKDRLECGEIGWIICGIRNISGAPVGDTLTSVHSSSKYALPGFKKIKPQIYAGLFTIQSSQFNLFKNALDKLSLNDSSLFYEPETSTALGFGFRCGFLGLLHMEVIQARLEREYFLEIVTTAPTVVYKIQTCNNKTIFLDSPSKFPELNKIKHIQEPIAICKILFPIKYLGNILFLCSQKRGIQNDLIYYDNQILLCYSIPMSEIVQNFFDQLKSESSGYASLEYDFESYKTSDMKKLDILINYKKIDALSLIIHKKKSIIQAQKIIEKIKTLIPRHQFDIVIQAIIGTKIVARSTIKQLRKNVLSRCYGGDVTRKKKLLEKQKFGKKKMKKIGNINIPQEVFLSILDNKKN, via the coding sequence ATGAAAAATATAAGAAATTTTTGTATTATTGCTCATGTTGATCATGGAAAATCGACTATTTCTGATAGACTTATTCAAACTTGCGGAGGATTGTCAGAAAGAGAGATGTGTTCTCAAGTATTAGATTCAATGGAACTAGAAAAAGAAAGAGGAATTACAATTAAAGCTCAAAGTGTTTCAATACAATACACATCACTAAAACAAAAAAGATATCAATTAAACTTTATTGATACTCCAGGACACGTAGATTTTTCATACGAAGTATCGCGTTCTTTATACGCTTGTGAAGGTGTTTTATTAATTGTAGATTCAGTACAAGGAGTAGAAGCACAGACTGTATCTCATTGTCGTAAAGCTATTGATATGAATTTAAAGATCATACCTGTCTTAAATAAAATTGATTTACCAAATTCCGATCCAGTAAAAGTAGAAAAAGATATAGAAAAAATTATAGGAATTTCTACAAAAAATTCAATATATTGTTCAGCTAAAACAGGAAAAGGTATCGTTGATTTATTAGAACGAGTTGTTTACGATATCTTGCCTCCAAAAGGGAAAGTCAATCATGAATTACAAGCACTAATTATTGATTCATGGTTTGACAATTATTTAGGAGTAGTTTCTCTAATTTGTATAAAAAATGGAACTCTTAAAAAAAAATCTAAAATTAAAGTTATAAGTACAGGAAAAACACACTCTATAGAAAAAATGGGAATATTTACTCCTAAACGAATATATAAAGATCGTTTAGAATGTGGAGAAATAGGTTGGATTATTTGTGGAATTAGAAACATTTCTGGAGCTCCTGTTGGCGACACTTTAACTTCAGTTCATAGTTCGTCAAAATACGCTTTACCTGGTTTCAAAAAAATTAAACCTCAAATTTATGCAGGTTTATTCACTATTCAAAGCAGTCAATTCAATCTCTTTAAAAATGCACTAGATAAGCTAAGTTTAAATGATTCATCTTTATTTTATGAACCTGAAACTTCCACAGCACTAGGATTTGGATTTAGATGCGGATTCTTAGGGCTATTACATATGGAAGTAATACAAGCTAGGTTAGAAAGAGAATATTTTCTTGAAATAGTAACTACTGCACCTACGGTAGTGTACAAAATACAAACATGCAATAATAAAACTATTTTTCTTGATTCTCCATCTAAGTTTCCAGAACTAAACAAAATAAAACATATCCAAGAACCTATTGCTATATGTAAAATTTTATTTCCGATTAAATACTTAGGTAATATATTATTTTTATGCTCACAAAAAAGAGGAATACAAAACGATCTAATATATTATGATAATCAAATATTATTGTGTTACAGTATACCAATGTCAGAAATTGTACAAAACTTTTTTGATCAATTGAAGTCCGAATCTAGTGGTTATGCATCATTAGAATACGATTTCGAATCGTATAAAACTTCTGATATGAAAAAATTAGATATATTAATTAATTATAAAAAAATTGATGCTTTGTCATTAATCATCCATAAAAAAAAATCCATTATTCAAGCACAAAAAATAATAGAGAAAATAAAAACATTAATTCCAAGACATCAATTCGATATTGTTATTCAGGCTATAATAGGAACAAAAATTGTTGCACGTTCTACTATTAAACAATTAAGAAAAAATGTGTTATCCAGATGTTATGGAGGAGATGTTACTAGAAAGAAAAAACTGTTAGAAAAACAAAAATTTGGAAAAAAGAAAATGAAAAAAATAGGAAATATAAATATTCCTCAAGAAGTATTTTTATCTATATTAGATAATAAAAAAAACTAA
- a CDS encoding SDR family oxidoreductase: MGFMKGKKILITGIANRYSLAFGIAKAMHAQSATLALTYHLDKVKEKVCSLAKELGIDIVFPCDVSSDDSIKKLFLNISRRWKKFDGFVHAIAFSPQNQMSGDYVNNITRSDFSRVHDISSYSFVGMAKECRSMLKKNSSILTLSYIGAKQAVSNYNVMGVAKASLESNVRYMANSMGIDSIRVNAISSAPIKTLSAYGIKNFKKMLNFSNVIAPYNHPVTIQDIGNTAAFLCSNLSRGITGQIIYVDGGFNITAMNKLDD; this comes from the coding sequence ATGGGTTTTATGAAGGGTAAAAAAATTTTAATTACTGGAATAGCAAACCGATATTCTCTTGCATTTGGTATAGCAAAAGCGATGCATGCACAAAGTGCTACGTTAGCGTTAACATATCATCTTGATAAAGTAAAAGAGAAAGTTTGTTCTTTAGCAAAAGAGCTAGGAATTGACATTGTTTTTCCATGTGATGTATCCAGTGATGATAGTATCAAAAAATTATTTTTAAATATATCGAGAAGATGGAAAAAATTTGATGGATTTGTTCATGCTATCGCATTTTCTCCTCAAAATCAAATGTCTGGAGATTATGTGAATAATATTACTAGAAGTGATTTTTCTCGTGTTCATGATATTAGTTCTTACAGTTTTGTAGGTATGGCCAAAGAATGTAGATCTATGTTAAAAAAAAATTCTTCTATTTTAACTTTAAGTTATATAGGTGCTAAGCAAGCAGTTTCCAATTATAATGTTATGGGCGTTGCAAAAGCTTCTTTAGAATCTAACGTAAGGTATATGGCTAACAGTATGGGAATAGATAGTATTAGAGTAAATGCAATATCCTCTGCTCCTATAAAAACTTTGTCTGCATATGGAATTAAAAACTTTAAAAAAATGTTAAACTTTAGTAATGTTATTGCTCCTTATAACCATCCAGTAACTATTCAGGATATAGGGAACACCGCAGCATTTTTATGTTCTAATTTGTCTAGGGGTATTACGGGGCAAATAATTTACGTAGATGGGGGATTTAATATTACTGCTATGAATAAATTAGACGATTAA
- the lepB gene encoding signal peptidase I — protein sequence MNNDHLAIILLISVLITGTFWCYEKIKNTLKRNSKNYVNNIKKTILIQNWIRNISSFFPIFFIVFLVRSFVYEPFHISSGSMMPTLLVGDLILVQKFSYGIKDPITHTTLIDINYPKRGDIIVFKYPKDIRLNYIKRVIGLPGDKITYDSFTKNLFIQFEDIQKKCYTQKKVLVHTHLKLSNFIQIFENDIETYSFNDHLNDQKKTQNNIFRLNICQEKLENLTYKILFSKEITDKTTMYFQQFNQQKGTWIVPKNMYFVMGDNRDNSLDSRYWGFVPQKNLVGKATIIWMSIEKKEHSWPTGIRINRLGSIY from the coding sequence ATGAATAATGATCATTTAGCTATTATTTTATTAATTTCTGTGTTAATTACTGGAACATTTTGGTGTTATGAAAAAATAAAAAATACTTTAAAAAGAAATTCGAAAAATTACGTCAATAATATTAAGAAAACAATATTAATTCAAAATTGGATTCGAAATATATCATCTTTTTTTCCTATTTTTTTTATAGTATTTTTAGTTCGTTCTTTCGTATATGAACCATTTCACATTTCATCTGGATCTATGATGCCTACATTATTAGTAGGAGATTTAATATTAGTTCAAAAGTTTTCTTATGGAATTAAAGATCCTATTACTCATACTACATTAATTGATATAAATTATCCTAAACGAGGCGATATTATAGTTTTTAAATACCCGAAAGATATACGTTTAAATTACATTAAACGAGTAATTGGATTACCTGGAGACAAAATTACGTATGATTCATTTACTAAAAATTTATTTATACAATTTGAAGATATTCAAAAAAAATGTTATACGCAAAAAAAAGTACTTGTTCATACTCATTTAAAATTAAGTAATTTTATACAAATATTTGAAAATGATATAGAAACTTACTCCTTTAATGATCACTTGAATGATCAAAAAAAGACACAAAATAATATTTTTCGTTTAAATATCTGTCAAGAGAAATTAGAAAATTTAACTTATAAAATATTATTTTCCAAAGAAATAACAGATAAAACAACTATGTATTTTCAACAATTTAATCAACAAAAAGGAACTTGGATCGTTCCAAAAAATATGTATTTTGTTATGGGCGATAATAGAGATAATAGTCTAGACAGTCGTTATTGGGGATTTGTTCCGCAAAAAAATTTAGTAGGAAAAGCTACTATTATATGGATGAGTATTGAGAAAAAAGAACACAGTTGGCCAACAGGTATAAGAATAAATCGTCTTGGAAGTATATATTAA
- the mnmA gene encoding tRNA 2-thiouridine(34) synthase MnmA produces the protein MLKLKKKVVLAMSGGVDSSVSAWILKQKNYYVEGLFMKNWEENDSSTYCSAKQDLLDVEHVCHQIGIRLHKVNFSFEYWENVFKIFLKEYKLGHTPNPDVLCNKEIKFKVFYEFAMNNLEADFIATGHYVQKREFRKSSLLLRGADIKKDQSYFLYTIDRNVLNKCLFPLGTLTKQSVRKIARNLNLIVSHKKNSTGICFINPKSINTFLQTYIPQKKGNIITISGKVIGKHNGLAYYTLGQRKGLGIGGIKGFKSIPWYVIDKSIVFNSLTVAQGINNFYLMSIGFIVHQLHWINDIKLGNDPFLCSVKIRYCQKDVSCKIFLHKIKYVKVLFKHPISSITPGQSAVFYLSKLCLGGGIIKEKLPMLTL, from the coding sequence ATGCTGAAATTGAAAAAAAAAGTAGTTCTAGCTATGTCTGGAGGTGTAGATTCATCTGTGTCTGCATGGATTTTAAAACAAAAAAATTATTATGTAGAAGGTCTATTTATGAAAAATTGGGAGGAAAATGATAGCAGCACTTATTGTTCTGCAAAACAAGATCTACTGGATGTCGAACATGTGTGTCATCAAATAGGCATTCGTTTGCATAAAGTTAATTTTTCTTTTGAGTATTGGGAAAATGTATTTAAAATATTTTTAAAAGAGTATAAGTTAGGTCATACGCCAAATCCTGATGTATTATGTAATAAAGAAATAAAGTTTAAGGTATTTTATGAATTTGCTATGAACAACTTAGAAGCAGATTTTATTGCTACTGGTCATTATGTTCAAAAAAGAGAATTCAGAAAATCATCGTTATTATTACGTGGTGCAGATATTAAAAAAGATCAAAGTTATTTTTTATATACTATTGATAGAAACGTTCTCAATAAGTGCTTATTTCCATTAGGAACATTGACCAAGCAATCTGTTCGAAAAATTGCTAGAAATTTAAATCTTATTGTATCTCATAAAAAGAACTCTACTGGAATTTGTTTTATTAATCCAAAAAGTATTAACACTTTTCTACAAACTTATATTCCTCAAAAAAAAGGAAACATAATTACTATTTCTGGTAAAGTGATAGGAAAACATAATGGATTAGCATATTATACTTTAGGACAAAGGAAAGGGTTGGGAATAGGGGGGATAAAAGGATTTAAAAGCATTCCATGGTATGTAATAGATAAAAGTATTGTTTTTAATTCTTTAACTGTTGCTCAAGGTATTAACAATTTCTATTTAATGTCGATAGGATTTATAGTACATCAGTTACATTGGATAAATGATATTAAGTTAGGAAATGATCCTTTTTTATGTTCAGTAAAGATAAGGTATTGTCAAAAAGATGTTTCATGTAAAATATTTTTACATAAAATAAAATATGTTAAAGTATTATTTAAACATCCGATTTCATCAATAACTCCCGGGCAATCTGCAGTATTTTATTTATCGAAATTATGTCTTGGAGGAGGAATTATTAAAGAAAAGCTACCTATGTTAACACTATAA
- the acpS gene encoding holo-ACP synthase, translating into MSIIGIGIDILSITRIKNVVYKLGKKFSRHILSNNELDEYKNNKNPILFLAKRFSIKEAASKALGTGIKNGIKFNNFELYHDNLGKPYVRFLNQAKKIAEHLNVNLIHVSLSDEKSYITTIVIIEK; encoded by the coding sequence ATGAGTATTATTGGAATAGGTATAGATATTTTATCTATAACAAGAATTAAAAATGTCGTTTATAAATTAGGAAAAAAATTTTCGCGTCATATATTGTCTAATAACGAACTAGATGAGTATAAAAATAATAAAAATCCTATTTTATTTTTAGCAAAAAGATTTTCTATTAAAGAAGCAGCTTCAAAAGCATTAGGAACAGGAATAAAAAATGGAATAAAATTTAACAATTTTGAATTGTATCATGATAATTTAGGAAAACCATATGTAAGATTTTTAAACCAAGCAAAAAAAATTGCTGAACATTTGAATGTAAATTTGATTCACGTTAGTTTAAGTGATGAAAAATCATATATAACTACTATTGTTATTATTGAAAAATAA